The Helianthus annuus cultivar XRQ/B chromosome 16, HanXRQr2.0-SUNRISE, whole genome shotgun sequence genome includes a window with the following:
- the LOC110919286 gene encoding autophagy protein 5: MNMSHPDQVELWRSVMNGKLETYNRISSKLKLGIIGDEFSGKPNLSPLKGQQGVNDTEATAARKASRVPVRLYLWIVDKDFDDLEEAPNFDRWDQVSYINRPVEFYTEGKYFTLLDAVKSILPEFYPGSLNTTKAESKDEPGTEPENESHPVIKLLRIQGIEPKMEIPFSWVVNNLMNPDYFLHICLYIKAPLPIGT, from the exons ATGAACATGTCTCATCCTGATCAAGTTGAGCTGTGGCGTTCTGTTATGAACG GTAAACTTGAGACATACAATCGTATTTCATCTAAGCTAAAACTTGGAATAATTGGAGACGAATTTTCTGGAAAACCGAACCTGTCTCCTTTGAAAGGTCAGCAGGGTGTTAATGATACAGAGGCAACTGCTGCACGGAAAGCAA GTAGGGTCCCTGTTCGCTTGTATCTCTGGATTGTCGATAAAGATTTTGACGATTTAGAAGAAGCACCAAATTTTGATAGGTGGGACCAAGTTTCTTACATAAACCGACCTGTTGAATTTTACACAGAAG GGAAGTATTTCACTTTGCTTGATGCAGTAAAATCAATTCTGCCAGAATTTTATCCGGGTTCGTTAAACACAACAAAAGCTGAAAGCAAGGACGAGCCAGGAACTGAACCAGAAAACGAAAGTCATCCTGTCATAAAATTGCTTCGAATTCAAGGCATTGAACCCAAAATGGAAATTCCATTTTCTTGGGTGGTCAACAACTTGATGAACCCTGATTACTTCCTTCATATCTGCCTCTACATCAAGGCTCCCCTACCGATTGGTACATGA